One stretch of Xiphophorus hellerii strain 12219 chromosome 21, Xiphophorus_hellerii-4.1, whole genome shotgun sequence DNA includes these proteins:
- the LOC116711471 gene encoding uncharacterized protein LOC116711471, whose translation MPENLVRIFFSDYFVANIRKIYARCMDDVMVRGPLVLLCGFFCAYTHLLRQMAPYSPDWSVCVDRHQAHLNLINSSAACTKGGFCQSFSARVLASNGFFLVKPREAFTDPVCFSGRDSPRDAVGLTHWLPEFPDSPPPSDYKLARAYLSALRRNPLFPSWTPAVKHRTTWTPQETKTPNLSVNSPRPPTLEPQRADRSVNPFPPWTRPELPLPSLAVLQ comes from the exons atgccagaaaacttagtGAGAATATTTTTTAGTGATTATTTTGTagcaaatattagaaaaatatatgcACGTTGTATGGATGATGTTATGGTTCGGGGTCCTTTGGTTCTTCTTTGTGGGTTTTTCTGTGCATACACTCACCTTTTACGACAGATGGCGCCATACTCACCTGACTGGAGTGTGTGTGTAGACCGTCATCAAGCACACCTGAACCTGATCAACTCATCAGCGGCGTGTACTAAAGGAGGCTTCTGCCAGTCCTTCAGCGCCCGAGTGTTAGCCAGTAACG GTTTTTTCCTGGTGAAGCCCAGAGAAGCCTTTACAGATCCTGTCTGTTTCTCTGGTCGAGATTcccctcgtgacgccgtgggtcttacccactggttgcccgagttcccagACTCACCTCCTCCGTCTGACTACAAGTTAGCCCGAgcctacctgtccgccctccgaCGCAATCCTCTGTTTCCCTCCTGGACACCAGCCGTCAAGCACCGGACCACCTGGACCCCTCAAGAGACTAAGACTCCGAACCTTTCAGTAAACTCTCCTAGACCTCCTACCCTCGAACCACAA AGAGCCGATCGCTCCGTGAACCCGTTTCCTCCCTGGACCAGACCAGAGCTTCCACTACCTTCGCTTGCCGTGTTACAATAA